GCACCCGCCCGGCGGCGGCCTGCTGCAACAGACCCGCCACGCTGGCCGCGCTGCCCAGTTCCACGAAGACGCCGACCTCCCGGGCCAGCAGGCGGTACGCGGTCAGGATCTCCCGGTCGGTGACCGACTCGATCAGGCCGCCGCTGGCGTCCCGGGCGTCCAACGCCTTCGTCCAGCTCGCCGGGTTGCCGATCCGGATCGCGGTGGCGATCGTGGACGGCTCGGGCACCACCTGCCCGGTCACGATCGGTGCGGCACCGGCGGCCTGGAAGCCGTACATCTTCGGGGTGCGGGTGGCGTTGCCGGCGGCGGCGTCCTCGCCGTAGCCCATCCAGTACGCGGAGATGTTGCCGGCGTTGCCGACCGGCAGGCAGTGGATGTCCGGCGCGTCGCCGAGCGCCTCCACGATCTCGAACGCGGCCGTCTTCTGACCATGCAGCCGATCGATGTTGACCGAGTTGACCAGCGCCACCGGGTAGTCCTGGGCGAGCTTGGCGGCGAGTGCCAGACAATCGTCGAAGTTGCCGGTGACCTGGAGCAGCTTCGCGCCGTGCACCAGAGCCTGGGCCAGCTTGCCGAGGGCGATCTTGCCCTGCGGCACCAGCACCGCGCAGGTCACCCCGGCGCGGGCCGCGTACGCGGCGGCGGAGGCACTGGTGTTGCCGGTGGAGGCGCAGATGATCGCCTTGTTACCCGCCTCGACCGCCTTGGAGACGGCCATCGTCATGCCCCGGTCCTTGAACGAACCGGTCGGGTTGGCGCCCTCCACCTTGAGGTAGACGTCGCAGCCGAGCCGCGCGGAGAGCACCGGCGCGGGCAGCAGCGGCGTGTTCCCCTCGTGCAGCGTGACGACCGGCGTGGCGTCGGTGACCGGCAGCCGGTCCCGGTACGCCTCGATCAGACCCCGCCACATGCCGCTCTCCTCGCCTCTCGTACCCGTCACCGGTCACCACCGGCCGGGAGCCGTACCCATCCGGTCCGCCCGCTCACGAGCCCCCCTCGACCCGCAGCACGCTCGCCACCGAACGGACGATATCGAGCCCGCGCAGTTCGTCGACGGTCGCCGCGAGCGCCGCGTCCGGCGCCACGTGGGTCACGATGACCAGGATCGCCTCGCCCGCTCCCCCGGTACCGCCGCCGGCCGGCCCCTGCCGCACGGTGGCGATCGAGACGTCGTGGCGGGCGAACACCCCGGCCACCGCCTCCAGCACACCCGGACGGTCGGCCACGTCGAGACTGATGTGGTAGCGGGTGAGCGCCTCGCCCATCGGGCGTACCGGCAGGTCGGCATAGGCGGACTCGCTGGCCGCCCGGACCCCGGCCAGCCGGTTGCGGGCCACCGCGACCACGTCGCCCAGCACCGCGCTGGCGGTCGGCGACCCTCCCGCGCCCCGGCCGTAGAACATCAACTGCCCGGCCGCGTCGGCCTCGACGAAGACCGCGTTGAACGCGTCGCCGACGCCGGCCAGCGGGTGGCTCAGCGGGATCATCGCCGGATGGACCCGGACGCTGACCGTCTCGCGGCCCTGCCCGTCGGCACCGCGCGCGGCGATGCAGAGCAGCTTGATCGTGCACCCCATCGCCTTCGCGCTGGCCACGTCGGCGGCGGTCACCTCGGTGATGCCCTCACGGTGCACGTCGTCGGCACCGACCCGGGTGTGGAAGGCCAGCGAGGCGAGGATCGCCGCCTTGGCCGCCGCGTCGAAGCCCTCCACGTCGGCGGTCGGGTCGGCCTCCGCGTACCCCAGCTCGGTGGCCTCCTCCAGCGCCTCGGCGAAGCCGGCGCCGGTGGCGTGCATGGCGGAGAGGATGAAGTTGGTGGTGCCGTTGACGATGCCGGTGACCCGGGTGATCCGGTCACCGTGCAGCGACTCGCGCAGCGGGCGCAGCAGCGGGATCGCCCCGGCCACCGAGGCCTCGTAGTAGAGGTCCGCGTCGCCCTCGGCCGCCGCGTCGTGCAGCGTGCCGCCGTCCTCGGCGAGCAGCGCCTTGTTGGCGGTGACCACGCTCTTGCCGGCCCGCAGCGCCTCGACCAGCCAGCCACGCGCCGGTTCGATGCCGCCGACCACCTCCACGACCACGTCCACGTCGTCGCGCTTGATCAGCCCGAGCGCGTCGGTGGTGAACAGGGCCGGATCGACCGGCAGGTCACCACGGTCACGCCCGAGCCGGCGTACCGCGATGCCGGCGATCTCCAGCGGAGCACCGATCCGGGCGGCGAGGTCGGCGGACTGCACGTGCAGCAGCCGCACCACCTCGGCGCCGACGGTGCCGCAGCCGAGCAGGGCCAGGCGCACAGGTTGATTCATCCCACATCCAAGGCGAGCAGGTCCTCTTCGGTCTCCCGTCGAACGATCAGCCGGGCCTGGCCGTTCCGCACCGCGACCACCGGGGGGCGGGGCACGTGGTTGTAGTTGCTGGCCATGCTGCGGCAGTAGGCACCGGTGCCCGGCACCGCGACAAGATCTCCGGGCTGCACGTCGGCGGGCAGGAATTCATCCTTCACCAGGATGTCCCCGGACTCACAATGCTTTCCCACCACGCGGGCGAGCATCGACCCGGCGGAGGTCGCCCGGGAGGCCAGCGTCGCCGAGTACGCGGCGTCGTAGAGCGCGGTCCGGATGTTGTCGCTCATCCCCCCGTCGACGCTGACGTAGGCACGGTGCCCGTCGGCCGCGTCACCACCGGCGCCGACCAGCACGGACTTCACGGTGCCCACCTCGTAGAGGGTGAACACGGCCGGGCCGACGATCGCCCGACCCGGCTCGATCGAGACGCGCGGCACGGCCAGCCGCTCCGCCGCGCACTCCGCGTCGACGATCCGGCGCAGCCGCTTGGCCAGCTCGTGCGGGGTCGAGGGGGCGTCCTGGGTGGTGTACGCGATGCCGAAGCCGCCGCCGAGGTCCAGCTCCGGCAGCTCGACGCCACGGGCGTCGCGGATCTGCGCCTGGAGCGCGAGCACCCGGCGGGCGGAGACCTCGAAGCCGCTGGTGTCGAAGATCTGCGAGCCGATGTGCGAGTGCAGGCCGCGCAGTTCCAGCACGTCCTCGTCGAGGATGCGCAGCGCCGCCGCGCTCGCCGCGCCCCCGGCCAGCGAGAAGCCGAACTTCTGGTCCTCGTGCGCGGTGGCGATGAACTCGTGGGTGTGCGCCTCCACGCCGACGGTGACCCGGATCATCACCCGGGGCCGGACGCCCCGCTCGCGGGCCAGCGCGGTGAGCCGGTCGATCTCGGCGGACGAGTCGACGATGATCCGGCCCACCCCGGCGTCCAACGCCCGGGTCAGCTCGGCCACGGACTTGTTGTTGCCGTGGAAACCGATCCGCGCCGGATCCATCCCGCCGGCCAGCGCCACGGCCAGCTCCCCGCCGCTGCACACGTCGAGGAAGAGGCCCTCCTCGGCGATCATCCGGACCACCGCCCGGCAGAGGAACGCCTTGCCCGCGTAGTAGACGTCCTCGTCCGGAAAGGCGTCCCGGAAGTCGCGGCAGCGCGACCGCAGGTCCTCCTCGTCCAGCACGTACACCGGGGTGCCGAACCGGGCGGCCAGGTCGCGGACGTCCAGGCCGGCGACGACCAGCGCGCCGTCGTCGCCGCGCCGGGTCGTGCGCGGCCACAGGCGCGGCACCAGGGCGTTGACGTCGGCCGGGGCACGCAGCCACGACGGCCCCCGGTTGCCGATGTCACCGTGCAGCGCACCGGCCTCGTGAGCGCGCATCGGTCACATCCTCTCGGGGGCCGAGACGCCGAGCAGGCGCAGGCCGTTGGCGATGACCACCCGGGTGGCGTCGTTCAGCCAGAGCCGGGCCCGGTGCAGGTCGGTGATCTGCTCGTCGCCCCGGGGCAGGACCCGGCAGTTGTCATAGAACCGGTGGTACGCCCCGGCCAGGTCCTCCAGGTAGCGGGCCACCCGGTGCGGCTCGCGCAGCTCGGCGGCGGCGGCCACCACGGCGGGGAACTCGGCGAGCGCCTTGAGCAGCTCGTTCTCCTTGTCGTGGTCGAGCAGCTCGGGCCGGAACGAGCCGGTGTCGCCCCGGGTCAGCCCGACCTCGGCGGCGTTGCGCGCGACGTTGGCCGTCCGGGCCGCCACGTACTGCACGTAGTAGACCGGGTTGTCGCGGGTGGCCCGGGTCCACAACTCGATGTCGATGTCGATGGGCGAGTCGCTGGAGTAGCGGGCCAGCGCGTACCGGGAGGCGTCCACCCCGATGGCGTCGACCAGGTCCTCCAGGGTGATCACGGTGCCGGCGCGCTTGCTCATCCGCACCGGGGCGCCGTCGCGCACCAGGTTGACAAGCTGGCCGATGAGGATCTCCAGGGTCTGCTCCGGCTCGTCGCCGAAGCAGGCGGCCATCGCCTTCATCCGGCCGATGTAGCCGTGGTGGTCCGCGCCCAGCATGATCACGACCCGGTCGAAGCCGCGCTCCCGCTTGTCCAGGTAGTAGGCGCAGTCGGCGGCGAAGTACGTCCACTCGCCGTTGGACTTGCGCAGCACCCGGTCCTTGTCGTCACCGAAGTCGGTGGTGCGCAGCCAGGTCGCGCCGTCGGCGTCGAAGACGTGCCCCTGCTCGCGCAGCCGGGTCAGGGCGTGCTCCAGCTCACCCCGGTCGTGCAGGTCCTTCTCGTTGAAGTAGGTGTCGAACTCCACCCCGAAGTCGCGCAGCGAGGACTTGATCTCCTCGAACATCAGCGCGACGCCCTCCACCCGGAAAACCTCCTGGGCGGCGGTCTCGTCGAGCGACAGCACCTCCGGCCGCCGGGTGGTGACCTCGGCGGCGATCTCCGCGATGTACGCCCCGCCGTAGCCGTCCTCCGGCGCCGCCTCGCCCCGGGCCGCGGCGAGCAGCGAGCGGGCGAACCGGTCGATCTGGGAACCGGCGTCGTTGAAGTAGTACTCCGTACCGACCTCGGCACCGGCGGCCCGCAGCAGGCGGCTCAGCGCGTCGCCGACCGCCGCCCACCGCACGCCGCCGATGTGCACCGGTCCGGTCGGGTTGGCCGAGACGAACTCCAGGTTGACCTTCAGGCCGGCGAGCCGGTCGCCACGGCCGTACTCCTCGCCCGCCTCGACGATGCTCCGGGCGAGCTGGCCGGCGGCGGCGGCGTCCAGCCGGATGTTGAGGAAGCCGGGGCCGGCGATCTCCACCGACTTGACCCCCGCCGTGCTGCCCAGCGCGGCGGCGAGCCCGGTGGCCAGCTCGCGGGGCGGTACGCCCACCTTCTTGCTGAGCTGGAGCGCCAGCGTGGAGGCGTAGTCGCCGTGCTCGGGGTTGCGGGGCCGCTCGACCGTCGTGTGCTCCGGCAGCGCGGAGCGGTCCAGCCCCCGGTCGGTGAAGACGGCGTGAGCGGCGGCCAGGACGGCTTCGGCGAGTTCAGCGGGAGTCACCGAACCATGTTATCGGG
Above is a window of Verrucosispora sp. NA02020 DNA encoding:
- the thrC gene encoding threonine synthase — its product is MWRGLIEAYRDRLPVTDATPVVTLHEGNTPLLPAPVLSARLGCDVYLKVEGANPTGSFKDRGMTMAVSKAVEAGNKAIICASTGNTSASAAAYAARAGVTCAVLVPQGKIALGKLAQALVHGAKLLQVTGNFDDCLALAAKLAQDYPVALVNSVNIDRLHGQKTAAFEIVEALGDAPDIHCLPVGNAGNISAYWMGYGEDAAAGNATRTPKMYGFQAAGAAPIVTGQVVPEPSTIATAIRIGNPASWTKALDARDASGGLIESVTDREILTAYRLLAREVGVFVELGSAASVAGLLQQAAAGRVPAGSTVVCTVTGHGLKDPEWAITTAPAPVTIANDPLAAARSLDLA
- a CDS encoding homoserine dehydrogenase; amino-acid sequence: MRLALLGCGTVGAEVVRLLHVQSADLAARIGAPLEIAGIAVRRLGRDRGDLPVDPALFTTDALGLIKRDDVDVVVEVVGGIEPARGWLVEALRAGKSVVTANKALLAEDGGTLHDAAAEGDADLYYEASVAGAIPLLRPLRESLHGDRITRVTGIVNGTTNFILSAMHATGAGFAEALEEATELGYAEADPTADVEGFDAAAKAAILASLAFHTRVGADDVHREGITEVTAADVASAKAMGCTIKLLCIAARGADGQGRETVSVRVHPAMIPLSHPLAGVGDAFNAVFVEADAAGQLMFYGRGAGGSPTASAVLGDVVAVARNRLAGVRAASESAYADLPVRPMGEALTRYHISLDVADRPGVLEAVAGVFARHDVSIATVRQGPAGGGTGGAGEAILVIVTHVAPDAALAATVDELRGLDIVRSVASVLRVEGGS
- the lysA gene encoding diaminopimelate decarboxylase — protein: MRAHEAGALHGDIGNRGPSWLRAPADVNALVPRLWPRTTRRGDDGALVVAGLDVRDLAARFGTPVYVLDEEDLRSRCRDFRDAFPDEDVYYAGKAFLCRAVVRMIAEEGLFLDVCSGGELAVALAGGMDPARIGFHGNNKSVAELTRALDAGVGRIIVDSSAEIDRLTALARERGVRPRVMIRVTVGVEAHTHEFIATAHEDQKFGFSLAGGAASAAALRILDEDVLELRGLHSHIGSQIFDTSGFEVSARRVLALQAQIRDARGVELPELDLGGGFGIAYTTQDAPSTPHELAKRLRRIVDAECAAERLAVPRVSIEPGRAIVGPAVFTLYEVGTVKSVLVGAGGDAADGHRAYVSVDGGMSDNIRTALYDAAYSATLASRATSAGSMLARVVGKHCESGDILVKDEFLPADVQPGDLVAVPGTGAYCRSMASNYNHVPRPPVVAVRNGQARLIVRRETEEDLLALDVG
- the argS gene encoding arginine--tRNA ligase; the encoded protein is MTPAELAEAVLAAAHAVFTDRGLDRSALPEHTTVERPRNPEHGDYASTLALQLSKKVGVPPRELATGLAAALGSTAGVKSVEIAGPGFLNIRLDAAAAGQLARSIVEAGEEYGRGDRLAGLKVNLEFVSANPTGPVHIGGVRWAAVGDALSRLLRAAGAEVGTEYYFNDAGSQIDRFARSLLAAARGEAAPEDGYGGAYIAEIAAEVTTRRPEVLSLDETAAQEVFRVEGVALMFEEIKSSLRDFGVEFDTYFNEKDLHDRGELEHALTRLREQGHVFDADGATWLRTTDFGDDKDRVLRKSNGEWTYFAADCAYYLDKRERGFDRVVIMLGADHHGYIGRMKAMAACFGDEPEQTLEILIGQLVNLVRDGAPVRMSKRAGTVITLEDLVDAIGVDASRYALARYSSDSPIDIDIELWTRATRDNPVYYVQYVAARTANVARNAAEVGLTRGDTGSFRPELLDHDKENELLKALAEFPAVVAAAAELREPHRVARYLEDLAGAYHRFYDNCRVLPRGDEQITDLHRARLWLNDATRVVIANGLRLLGVSAPERM